The sequence below is a genomic window from Humulus lupulus chromosome 3, drHumLupu1.1, whole genome shotgun sequence.
cgcagttaagcatgcttgggcgagagtagcaCTAGGATGGgtaagtcctcgtgttgcacccctgaaaacaacattttttttgtttttattattattattctttaaaaatccacttacggctcaaaagtttgcattttttgttttaaatctttaaaaactcatttatttcgttttgcttgaggggttaataccgtggtcactaacaagcagagAATAAGAAGTTTCTATTTAAACCGGGGGAGAAAAgagaggacacacgcgttcgctaaaAATGAATATTGcagaccaaacattccgggtgcgatcataccaccactaatgcaccggatcccatcagaactccacAGTTAAACGTGCTTGGGCGAGAgaagtactaggatgggtgacctcctgggaagtcctcgtgttgcacccttgaaaacatcattttttttgtttttattattattattctttaaaaatccacttacggctcataAGTTtgcattttttgttttaaatctttaaaaactcatttatttcgttttccttgaggggttaataccgtggtcactaacaagcggtaaataagaagttcctagttaatccgggggagaaaagggaggacacatgcgttcgctataaatgaatattgcggaccaaacattccgggtgcgatcataccagcactaatgcaatggatcccatcagaactccgcagttaagcgtgcttgggcgagagtagtactaggatgggtgacctcctgggaagtcctcgtgtttcACCCCTGAAAACgtcatttttgtttttttattctttaaaactccacttacggctcaaaagtttgtattttttgttttaaatctttaaaaactcatttatttcgttttccttgaggggttaataccgtggtcactaacaagcagcgaataagaagttcctagttaatccgaagaagaaaagggaggacacacgcgttcgctttAAATGAAttttgcggaccaaacattccgggtgcgatcctaccagcactaatgcatcgGATCCCATTAGAACtctgcagttaagcgtgcttgggcgagagtagtactaggatgggtgacctcctgggaagtcctcgtgttgcacccctgaaaataggggtgcacacgggtcagcTTTTTGGGTTTCGGACTAcaaaaaatggtaccgaaaccgatccgaaatttttggattttttcgtGTTCTGGTTCGTGTGTGATTTCGGGTTTGATGGGCCATTTAtgattttgggccgaaaagcccagatttgcaaaaatgccattttttccaAAATTGCCATttgtttttttcaaaaataccattttttggcAGTTTCAGTAGTACTATGTGCGATTGTTTCTGATATTTGCCAAAAGAAGATAAAAATTAAGTTACTTAAAATACCACAAAGCATCCAATTTATCAGATTAtccaacaaacaaacaaaaagcTATACTTTACAAAATCAAATGGAATCTTCATACAACCTTATGCTAGCTCAAACGAGCTCATAATAACAAAAACGTAATTATAAACATAACAACATTATAACCAaatgaaatgtgttatatatcaAACTTTGCTATatagatttatttatatatatatatatataaaagccaCTACACAGCTAAGTCATATCAAACCTAACAAAAACCACATTCTTCATAAATCTATAATCACCAAATTTAGTTAATAAAAAGTCCCCCAAAAAAAAACTATCTTCTTTTTTCGTAAGTCTACAAAGCATGATCATATCAAACACACTATTACTACAACATGTCAACCCACCCCACCACCACTAATAATAcaatttcttctttttttgtaaGTAGTCTACAAGCACGATCATcatcaaagaaagaagaaaaaacaaagaaCTGAACTAAAAATAATCTAATCCAATACAAAAGAACACACTAATCCTAACTAGAACTTTGAccaataaaagaagaagaagaaaaaattgcAACTATAAATAAACAACGATAAAATCCATAAACTTAAGTACATAACTAGTTAACCACAAAACCAAAATAAAGTCCATAAGTCGTCTACAACCATAAACATtaaattaagtctataaaagttCAAAATACATGACCAGCAAAAATCCATGCCCAttcctttcaaaattcaaataagaaaaattagtaaagaaaagaaatcaaggataataaataacataaaggCAGGTAGGCATGAATAAATTCTGACAAGCAATTGCAATTCTTTTAATTTGTAGATTGTTGTGCAGCAGATGAGGCTGAAGACTGAAAATTGACAGAGGATGAAGCTGGCCCAGGCCCAACACTTGTAGGATCATTGGTCATCTCtacaaatatttttaatataaaagataaatattagattataaaaaaacattcacacacttaaaataaatattaaaatgtaTTAAACTACCTGACTCAAGATACTCTGATGTTTGAAgcgcttcttcttcttccatataTTCTCGAGTTATGATGGGTTGATGTGATCCGCTCCACCAgttattgagacaaattaatgcttCAACCATCCTTGGGCTTAGTGAGCTTCTAAAAGGATCTAAAATTTGACCTTCTATAGAAAATGCCGCCTCAGAAGCAACGGTGGTAACTGGTATAGCTAACACATCACGAGCCATGAGTGACAAGATCTTGTACTTGCACCCACTACTAGCCCACCATCCCAAAACATCAAAATTCTCAGTTGGTCGCTCAGGTTCCTCTTCCAAATATTTATCGACCTCATTTTTTGTCACTCCATCATCCTTCTCCAATCTTCGTGCCACAAACTCATCATGCAAATTTCGTGACTTCTTGTTGGCACTAGGTCGACCACTAACAGGCATGACAAATGTGGATGAAGAACTAACAATAGAGGTTGATTGTAGCTGAGTCATAGATGCCGATAGATGAAGACTTGATGCTGTCTCATTATATTGATCAAACATTGCCCGCATTGTCTTCTCTACCTTGTTCACCATCTCTTTGCACGTCATCTCATCATAAGTAGCACTAAAGCAATGACTGAGATAGTCAAGCTTGTATCTTGGGTCAAGGACCAAGGCAATTAGAAGTGTCTCATTGCAATTATCAAGTTTTCCCCAATACTTGTCATACTTTAGTTTCATGCTAATTGCCATTGTCCTCAATAACTCATTATCATCATTGTCAGCTACTAAGTCACACAGTTCTTGTTGCATATTGGAGATCTCAATGAAGTACTTATTAGCAGTAACATAAGTAGACCCACTAAACTTTAATGTTACTTCGTAAAAAGTCTCCAAAAACCTCAAAAACACTGAAGCATTTTCCCAATCATCAACAGTGGGGGGCCCCTCCTTTGGTATTCCATTtttgtcaacctcatcaaaataattcatttaattagcATCTCTTTTCATCCAGTCAAATGCCTTCAGAAATTTCATTGCATAATTGAGCATTAGATATGTGGAGTTCCATCTTGTTGGGACATCTAAACACAAAAGTCCTTTACATTCAATCTTTTCCTGCATGACACGCTCCTTAAAATTTTTTAGCCTAGCAGGAGAAGACCTAACGAACCTCACAGCATTTCTAATTGCTGCAATTGACCCATGTTTTTCCTTCAACCCTTCAGTGACAATTAGATTCACAATATGATCACAAcacctcatatgtaaaaactttccatccaaaattagGCCTCGCTCTTTCTCCTTGAATTGTTGCCTCAAGTATCTAATGGCAACATCATTAGACGAAGCATTGTCTACCGTAATGGTAAACAACTTAGAGATGGCCCAATTTAAAGGACATAAGTCGATCTCATGGCCAATGGTTTCCCCTTTGTGATCTACCACTTGGAAAAAATTGATAATTCTTTTCTGATACTCCCAAGAATTATCAATCCAATGAGCAGTGATGACCatgtaattcaaattttgaatggaagTCCAAATATCGGTAGTAATCGATATCCTCTCACgactcaaaatatttttcaatgttgCCTTCTCCTCCTTATATAACTTCAATACATCTCTAGCAACAGTCATTCGAGAAGGGATCTCAAACCGAGGTTGGAGTGTTTTGAAAAATCTTTTGAACCCTTCACCCTCGACATGTCTAAATGGAAACTCATccaacacaatatattgtgtgagGGCTACCCTACAAGCTTCTTTGTTATAAGCTACCGCTACTAAGTTTGTCTCCCCCTCTTTCCCTCCCTTTACATTCTGAAAGCTTAAAGTCTTTTGTCTCTGCTCATCAATCTTATACGGACTTAGGTCGCATACTTTCTTAAAATGGTTCCACAAATGACTGGTCCCATGTTTTCTACTGCCACACAAGAAGTCAGACCCACAATAATTACATATGCACTTGGGGGGAGGAGACTCTTCGTTAGGATCTGTCGAGGGTGGAGGAGGATCTTCCTTAGTAAAATGATCCCAAATAGATGacccttttccctttgttttcccgGTACTACTAGCACTAGGGATGGGGGGAGGTCTAACCCTCTTTCTACTAGCTTTAGGTTTTCTACCCTGATCAGTAGGAGGAGTAGGGTTTTTAGTTTGAGTGAGAGGTGGTTGATCTTGAGCATCTATTGGGGGAAGAGTTTCATCTACCTCATCAATATCCATTACCTAACAAATCAATAGAAATTCAAGTAATTGTTATTGCTAGACAAAAGAAGATACTATAAACACAAAACACACACTGATATACACACAAAAAATATACTTTGACCATCGCATACAATAAAGTTTTAGTCATTGGTCCTTATTAATGCATCATATGTTCATTGCCTTACAAaagttaaactaacaaaatatTCAAACTGAACCCACATTGCcaatttcaaacccaaaatctctgACTTTTGTGTACAAAACTTGCCCTTATTTCCAACCAAAACAAAACTTTAACTGCCTACTGTTAGAGCATTTCTTAATGGTTTGACaactaacatatatatatatatgaattcattaggcagaaatttgaattatattaagTTAATGATTTCATAATTCCATCTGGTTACTTAATGGTTTTTACCAAGAAATGATTTCTTAATCTCATAATTTGAATTATATGAAAGAATTCTAACTTAATGGTGACCCGAAACCTGCCTgcctacttatatatatatatacatatatatatatataaaatctgAATTATAAAATTCTAACATCTAACTTAACCGAAACTGCCTatcctaacatatatatatattatatatatacatatatatatactaaatgtaaATATGTATTATGTACTGTGCTTACCGGACCGAGGCGAGGCAAGGCGAGGCGTGTTGCGCCGCTGGTGGTGGCCGGTGGTGCCGCCGCGTGAGAGCTGAGGGTGAGGGAGGCTCCGGGCTCATCTCGAAGGGTTGGGTCGGCGGCAGGCAAGGCAGTGGCTGGCACTCggcttctcttcttctctcctcCTTGCTGTTGCTGCCGTGTTGAAGCTTGAACCAAGAGGGAGGCTCAGCTCAGGCTGCCGTGCTTGATGTTGATGATGGTGCTGCTCTGCTGAAGCTTGAACCGAAGGAGGGACGACGAGGGAGGCTGGGGCTGGGCTGCCGCTTGACTGAAACGAAggagaagaacaaaaaaaaagggGGTCGAGTATAAAGTTTAGGGTTAAATTGTTTCagattttgattttatttattttgattttattttctatttttaaaaaaaattcagtcgggtttcgggttacacccgaacccgacaGTACATATATTGCAAACCCGAATCCGACACGAttttttcgggttcgggtcggGTTAAACCcgattttgttggttttttttgAAAAAACGGGTTCTCTGGGTTCGGGTCgggcgggttttgcgggttttcGGGTTAAATGTGCACCCCTACCTCACGCGATTCTCCATCATGACATCTCTCTTGCTGGAAGTAAGAACCCAAGAGTCTCATGCCTATGGAAATAACCCTTTCATTCCATCTGAACCTCTTTCCcctttccctctttctctcttcaaTTCCGAATGTGTGCTCCTCTCagaaattagggttttttcttTCCCTCATTCCTCTTCAAAACCTCACAACCAAAACTAAAGATGTTATATTCCCTAAAATTTGCCCAACTCTCGACATCTTCTTTGGATGGGTAAGTTTCTACACTTTTAGTTTCAGATTTTTGGCGATTTCTCCCTTACGTTGCTATGTATCtatatcatatttatatatatatactgactCCGTAGCCTCCACCACTTCGACAACGGCGACAACGGAACCCCCGGAAGAGGCCGAAGAGACACCGCAGACAAAGCTTGAGTCCGAGAAGCCTGCTCCGGTTTCTTCCAGGGTATCTTTTTTCTTCGTTATCTATTATCTATATTCAGCAGTATTTTTGTAAGTATCTATTTCaagaattttgttttttttttgtgttgctTGAATGGAATTATGGACTTAGCAAAATCAATTTCTACTTTTGTTATTCCTTATGGTCTGTTCGAAACATGATTTTAAGGACGAAAGGGAAAAGCAAGATTTATGGGATTTTCATTATAAAGAGGGTTGAAGGAGGAAATTTAGGGATGTAGATTCAGTGAAAGTTTggatttttcatttttcttcactGTTAGATTGACAAAGATGTGAGTGATGTAAGTTGCGAAAGAAACTATTTCGCAAAATATTTTCCTCGGTCATTTCCCTATCAATTTTTTTCCTAGAAAATAGTGCTTTAGTAATTTAGTTTGCTATAGTGAAAGTGAGGTGTGATTTGAAACATAAGGTTCTGAAGTTTCACTTTTAACTTATTTGGGAAAATTACTTGATAGCAGTCTAAAGCAAAACTATATTATTTGGGAGATTGTTTGCTCTTCTTTAGTTTTTCTTATTCCTGAGAGAAGCATACGGTTGTAACTAATCTACCATATACTGCACATGATTATTTCTTGCAAGGTAATTGATTAGCACTGAGCATCCTGATATGCCATGTTACTCTATGATATAATGATATCAATAATGAGAAATAGGACATTGGGAGAAAGAGGATAGCTGAATTTGTTTGCATACATCAACAAATATAAAACAATGGAAAAGTTGACCCTAATCTATCAAAATATTCCTTCTTCAGCCACTAACACCACCATCATTTGGACCGGCTTACAGCAATTTCCAAGTTGACTCTTTTAAATTGATGGAGCTTCTTGGACCAGAGAAGGTTGATACTGCAGATGTAAAGCTCATTAAGGACAAGCTCTTCGGGTATTCTACATTCTGGGTGACCAAAGAAGAGCCTTTTGGAGACCTTGATGAGGGTGTTCTTTTTGTTGGGAATTTAAGGGGGAACAGAGAAGAAGTGTTTGCCAAACTCTAAAGTCAGCTGGTTGAGGTCAATGGGGACAAGTACAACCTTTTTATGGTGGAAGAACCTAACTCAGAAGGTCCAGACCCACATGGAGGGCCATGTGTTAGCTTTGTCCTGCTGCAGAAAGAAGTCTCAGAACCAGGGCCAACAACACTTTGGCAATATGTAATAGCTCTCTTGTTATTCCTTATTACAATTGGCTCTTCTGTAGAATTAGGAATTGCATCTCAGGTATAACGATATTTTATAGACTTTATGATATTTCTACATATTACCATTGGTATCTTTCCTTATCATATAAATGGTTCATTGAAATGGATATCATTTTACTAATTATTCTCAATAACATACCTTTTTGTTAAACAGATCAATAGTCTTCCACCAGAGGTGGTGAAATATTTCACAGATCCAAATGCAGTTGAGGCACCAGATATGGAGCTGTTATTCCCATTTGTTGATTCTGCTTTGCCCTTAGCATATGGTGTGTTGGGGGTTCTGCTATTCCATGTGAGTAGGATttcattttcttaaaaataactaTACAAAGGAAAAACACAAGTCTCATTCAATCTAGCTGACCATGGGCATAATAATATGTAAATTATTTTCATCTCTCTGATTCTGTTCTACTTGCTATTCTAAAAAAAATGTGTTCAGTTGTGTATGAGTAAGGGGTCTAGGGTTCGAACCAAAGCTGAAACTATGGATAATTACTTCTTATTTAGAAAATTAACCAGCCCACGAACCCTACATTGATGGCAGCTGAGGTGATGAAACTAAATAAACTGACTGCTATTTTAGTAAAATTTGACTTTATTTCTTTAGAGTTTAATACCctataattaataatttgtttaattgttaaTTCTTTTGTACTAATTAAATTCATACAGGTCATCTAAAAGAGTCACATAGTAAACATTGGTATTCTCTAAATGCACTATTTTGATATAATACCAACATTATTTGTAAACTTGAGATAACAAACAAGATTTGTATctctacaacaaagacaaaaacaCTGCTGGAATTGTGATACAATAACTTTACAAGTTTAGAAAATAATGCATATCAGTTTATGCTCCACCTGTCTAATATTTCAatcaaatatcttatattttcaaGTAATAGAGAATATCATAGAAATGTTACTCTACAAAAATCACGAGTAACTTGGTGACTAACCTTTTGTTTAATATTGTTCATGTGCGAACCTTTTTGGGTTATGACTTAGTCCTATATTTCAATTGTTTGACATATTATCAATTGAGTACAGGAAGTTGGGCACTTTCTGGCTGTATTTCCCAAAAAAGTAACACTTAGCATTCCTTACTTCATTCCTAATATCACCCTCGGAAGTTTTGGTGCTATCACTCAGGTGTGTACATGATGTAATtgtttcttcatttcctttgtgtcTTGTTCTTCAAATAGTTTTAAATATATGTGTTTACTTTCTTTGCTTCAGTATGTAGGatcatttataattttttttaatgttcttTTTGTTCCTTTTTTGAGGATATGCTCTTGCTGCTCTTCTCTTGTTACTTTGTGTGTGTttcaatcataaaaatattgtttGTCTTTGAAAAAACTAGTATAAATGAAAGGAGACAAAAATGAAGTTGTTTGAAATTTCTTTTTGTTTGAGAATTTTTTTATCAACTGTAAAAGTGTTCTAATTTGAATCATGTCTCATTAAATTTTCATTATGTATCCTTACTATTTAGTTTAAGGTTTTTACTTAATCAGAAGCCTATTCATTTAGGTTCAATTGCATTCAAACTGTTAGCTTAGTCATATCAAAGCAAAGATCtaaattaattaggataataatATTATAAGAAAGATATATGATTAAGAATCATGTCTTTACTACATTGGCACATGAGAGGCATGCAATAACATCTTCACTCATGTTTTACCTTCTGATTTTTGACATTGTCCCTGTTGTAAGTATAACTTTACTTCTTTGGTACATAGTGACATTGTAAAGGGACTTGACCTCCAATGCTTTATATTGTTGATCTGCCgtattattttttaaagttcGAACGACTACCTCCGTGAGCAAACTGGACTATTAATTTGTTATTTATCATCAGTGAAGAAGCTTTAAATATCTGGGTCTGTCTTCTGTTCTGGTACTTCTGTTTCACAAGCTCAAGAAATTTTCTTGCTCCTTTTAGTAAAATTTGTGTGTTTCATGGTTCCATTGTATGCCTgaattcttatttatagtaaatgATTTAGGTTGGGGTGCCATGGGTtccattttgttgttgtttttttattttatttttctgttgtttagttgtttaatGGTGGCTTCACCAAACCCTGGTTATGATATCAAAAGCTAGAATAATTAATTCACAGTTTAATGTTGGGACAACCTAACACtctgttttttaattttatttttaatctttattGCAGGTATATATCATAGACTATGGTCTTGCAAAAAAGTATAGCGATCTTCAGACGCACAAGCACATTCCATACAGGTAACAGATATTTAAGAAATATTATGgtcttaagtaaagtggaaggtgTTTATATCATGTGTAATGATTATCACTGTGCtgagttttaacttataaatgttaatatcaaatttttaatttataagaacaataaataaattttttaaaatttaaaatataacttttaaggacacccaaagagagtcctaaaaaccatacttaaaggcactcagcaagatcttttaggactcgcggacattcttttaggactcgcaatgcaagtcctaaaaacatcctttcaggactcgcaacgcgagtcctaaaaaccttacttaaaggcactcagcaagatcttttaggactcacaacgcgagtcctaaaaacttccTTTTAAGACtagcaacgcgagtcctaaaaacatccttgcgagtcctaaaaaccttacttaaaggcactcaacaagatctttttgcgagtcctaaaaaccttagtttttaaggctctcaaatagaggactcgcaaagctagtcctaaaaagtcttttttgtgGTAGTGAGAATGCCTACTCCTACACTTACTAATGTGTCacattttgaatttttgtttcaggTTAAACCAGATTATTCCAAGCTTAAGGTGTTTGGATGCCTATGTTTTCCTAATTTGAGACCCtataacagaaaaaaaaaactccattATAGGTCCACACCGTGTACATTTTTTGGCTATAGCTTGAGTCATAAATGTTACAAATGTCTATCTAAGGAAGGTCGattatatctctctctctcttgagatGTCTTGTTTCAAGAAGATACTTTTCCCTTTGCCACACCAAAAGACTTTCCTTCATCTACTGCTCAACCTTTACCACTCAAAATTCCTTCAGGGAAACCTCCAATCTTGAATTCGGTCCATCCCACTGTCCAACCCTCT
It includes:
- the LOC133823633 gene encoding probable zinc metalloprotease EGY1, chloroplastic, whose translation is MEITLSFHLNLFPLSLFLSSIPNVCSSQKLGFFLSLIPLQNLTTKTKDVIFPKICPTLDIFFGWVSFYTFSFRFLAISPLRCYVSISYLYIYTDSVASTTSTTATTEPPEEAEETPQTKLESEKPAPVSSRPLTPPSFGPAYSNFQVDSFKLMELLGPEKVDTADVKLIKDKLFGYSTFWVTKEEPFGDLDEGVLFVGNLRGNREEVFAKL
- the LOC133823634 gene encoding probable zinc metalloprotease EGY1, chloroplastic; translated protein: MVEEPNSEGPDPHGGPCVSFVLLQKEVSEPGPTTLWQYVIALLLFLITIGSSVELGIASQINSLPPEVVKYFTDPNAVEAPDMELLFPFVDSALPLAYGVLGVLLFHEVGHFLAVFPKKVTLSIPYFIPNITLGSFGAITQVYIIDYGLAKKYSDLQTHKHIPYRLNQIIPSLRCLDAYVFLI